The following are from one region of the Geoalkalibacter subterraneus genome:
- a CDS encoding DUF3014 domain-containing protein, which produces MKKSIFIFLIFAIAAGGGYFAWNFGKRSQETILPAEEIPPVSPDPGSKSSDIRYPVPVPSPADPPPGKPTPVAVVEPEASQPEEDPSPPGPDELHISVPDLNNSDGALRSILARFFPRQKLDELFRLDNFVKRIVVTVDMLPHKKVPPRLLPYQPASGSLAVEGQGEIRYITAQNSWRYRSFVKLVDAVDTQKAVDWYVHFYPLFQEAYQNLGYPDRYFNDRLVDVIDHLIQAPEVDEPIPVKQHVVQYRFADPELEALSAGQKLMIRIGKENSRLIKAKLRAFRTQLTSLNESGNASTP; this is translated from the coding sequence ATGAAAAAATCTATTTTTATCTTCCTGATTTTTGCGATTGCTGCCGGCGGCGGCTACTTTGCCTGGAATTTTGGTAAAAGAAGCCAGGAAACCATTTTGCCCGCTGAGGAGATACCCCCCGTCAGCCCTGACCCTGGAAGCAAGTCCTCCGATATTCGCTATCCAGTACCAGTGCCATCGCCCGCTGACCCTCCGCCGGGAAAACCGACACCTGTTGCGGTCGTCGAACCTGAGGCATCTCAACCCGAGGAAGATCCCTCCCCACCCGGACCGGATGAGCTTCACATCTCAGTACCCGACCTCAATAATAGCGATGGGGCCCTGCGCAGCATTCTGGCTCGGTTTTTCCCACGACAGAAGCTGGACGAACTTTTCCGTTTGGATAATTTCGTCAAACGCATCGTTGTCACGGTGGACATGCTGCCACACAAAAAGGTTCCACCACGGCTTCTACCCTATCAGCCCGCCTCTGGATCCCTTGCAGTGGAAGGCCAGGGGGAGATCCGCTACATAACGGCTCAAAACAGCTGGCGTTACCGTTCTTTTGTCAAACTGGTTGATGCTGTCGATACGCAGAAAGCTGTTGACTGGTATGTTCACTTCTATCCCCTTTTTCAGGAGGCTTACCAGAATCTTGGCTATCCAGATCGCTATTTCAACGATCGTCTTGTCGATGTCATCGACCACCTGATTCAAGCACCGGAGGTTGATGAACCCATACCCGTTAAACAACATGTCGTTCAATATCGTTTTGCCGATCCCGAGCTTGAAGCCCTTTCTGCGGGGCAGAAACTTATGATTCGCATCGGCAAGGAAAATTCCCGGCTGATCAAGGCCAAACTGCGCGCTTTTCGCACTCAGTTGACATCCTTGAATGAATCCGGAAATGCTTCAACACCATAA
- a CDS encoding DUF3793 family protein yields the protein MFDNKQKQQDHEANPRAGFVGLHSLPVTCQRLWKIYGSPKQSLLLAEQFENARAQMRYSLLQGMSPQSILSCNNRLAA from the coding sequence ATGTTTGATAACAAACAGAAACAACAAGACCATGAAGCGAATCCCAGGGCAGGCTTCGTCGGATTGCATTCATTGCCGGTCACATGCCAGCGGTTATGGAAAATTTACGGGTCACCGAAACAAAGCCTCTTGCTCGCCGAGCAATTTGAAAATGCCCGTGCGCAGATGAGGTACTCTTTACTCCAAGGGATGTCACCTCAATCAATATTGAGCTGTAACAATAGATTGGCGGCATGA